A section of the Cervus canadensis isolate Bull #8, Minnesota chromosome 8, ASM1932006v1, whole genome shotgun sequence genome encodes:
- the LOC122446722 gene encoding gastric triacylglycerol lipase → MWWLLVTVCFIHMSGNAFCLLGKIAENPEASMNVSQMISYWGYPSEMHKVITSDGYILQVYRIPHGKNDANRLGQRPVVFLQHGLLGSATNWISNLPSNSLGFLLADAGYDVWLGNSRGNTWAQEHLYYSTDSPEFWDFSFDEMAEYDLPSTIDFILKRTGQEKLHYVGHSQGTTIGFIAFSTNPTLAEKIKVFYALAPVATVKYTQSLFNKLALIPHFLFKIIFGNKMFYPHNVFEQFLGVEVCSRETLDVLCKNALFAITGVDNKNFNMSRLDVYIAHNPAGTSVQNTLHWRQAVKSGKFQAFDWGAPFQNLMHYHQPTPPIYNLTAMNVPIAVWSGGNDLLADPQDVYLLLSKLSNLIYHKEIPNYNHLDFIWAMDAPQEVYNEIVSLMAEDKK, encoded by the exons ATGTGGTGGCTACTTGTAACAGTGTGTTTCATCCACATGTCTGGAAATGCATTTTGTTTACTTGGAAAAATTGCTGAGAACCCTGAAGCCAGTATGAATGTT AGTCAGATGATTTCCTACTGGGGCTACCCAAGTGAGATGCATAAAGTTATAACTTCGGATGGCTATATCCTTCAGGTCTATCGGATTCCTCATGGAAAGAATGATGCCAATCGTTTAG gtCAGAGACCTGTTGTGTTTCTGCAGCATGGTCTTCTTGGATCAGCCACAAACTGGATTTCCAACCTGCCCAGCAACAGCCTGGGCTTCCTGCTGGCAGATGCTGGTTATGATGTGTGGCTGGGGAACAGCAGAGGAAACACCTGGGCCCAGGAACATTTATACTATTCAACAGACTCCCCTGAATTCTGGGATTTCAg CTTTGATGAAATGGCTGAATATGACCTTCCATCCACAATTGATTTCATCTTAAAGAGAACAGGACAGGAGAAGCTACACTATGTTGGCCATTCCCAAGGCACCACCATTG GTTTTATCGCCTTTTCTACCAATCCCACACTGGCTGAAAAAATCAAAGTCTTCTATGCATTAGCCCCAGTTGCCACAGTGAAGTACACCCAAAGCCTCTTTAACAAACTTGCACTTATTCCTCACTTCCTCTTCAAG attatatttggTAACAAAATGTTCTACCCACACAATGTTTTTGAGCAATTTCTTGGTGTTGAAGTGTGCTCCCGTGAGACACTGGATGTCCTTTGTAAGAATGCCTTGTTTGCCATTACTGGAGTTGACAATAAAAACTTTAACATG AGTCGCTTAGATGTGTATATAGCACATAATCCAGCAGGAACTTCCGTTCAAAACACCCTCCACTGGAGACAG GCTGTTAAGTCTGGGAAATTCCAAGCTTTTGACTGGGGAGCCCCATTTCAGAACCTAATGCATTATCATCAG CCCACACCTCCAATCTACAATTTAACCGCCATGAATGTCCCAATTGCAGTATGGAGTGGTGGCAATGACCTGTTGGCTGACCCTCAGGATGTTTATCTTTTGCTTTCAAAGCTCTCTAATCTCATTTACCACAAGGAAATTCCAAATTACAATCACTTGGACTTCATCTGGGCAATGGATGCACCTCAAGAAGTTTACAatgaaattgtttctttaatGGCAGAAGACAAAAAGTAG